A single genomic interval of Peromyscus leucopus breed LL Stock chromosome 7, UCI_PerLeu_2.1, whole genome shotgun sequence harbors:
- the LOC114705263 gene encoding inactive serine protease 45 has protein sequence MATSLCGLGAWPGSLRPWVLTCLVMLMLLPPPSNSGDKENRIQPVCGKPWWPDSLKEIHHWPWEVSVRIENEHVCGGALIDFSWVISAAHCIQGNKEYSVMLGSSKLQPKASSWARKIRVGDIVLHPKYWGRNFFRNDIALLHLDIPVTYNKYVQPICLPEYNFNLKVGTQCWVTGWGQSKKHSPDNLTQTPELWEAEVFIIDNRRCDRDFHEKSFYPRVIPLVRKSMICATNYGVDLCYEDPGGPLACEVDGRWILAGVLSRKKPCIKAQNPGVYTRLTRYTRWIQEQRNHGALPGPCRAPYPLLLFWLPQLLLLICLS, from the exons ATGGCTACGTCGTTGTGTGGCCTGGGTGCTTGGCCCGGATCCTTGAGGCCCTGGGTCTTAACCTGTCTTGTGATGCTGATGTTGCTGCCTCCGCCTTCAAATTCAG gTGATAAAGAGAACCGCATCCAACCAG TTTGTGGCAAGCCCTGGTGGCCAGACAGTTTGAAGGAGATCCACCATTGGCCCTGGGAAGTGAGCGTTCGCATAGAAAATGAACACGTGTGTGGAGGGGCCCTCATTGATTTCAGTTGGGTGATCTCTGCAGCTCACTGCATCCAGGG CAACAAGGAATACTCAGTGATGCTGGGTAGCAGCAAGCTGCAGCCCAAAGCCTCTTCCTGGGCCCGGAAGATTCGTGTGGGTGACATCGTTTTACACCCCAAGTACTGGGGCCGGAACTTCTTCAGAAACGATATTGCCCTTCTCCATCTGGATATTCCTGTCACCTACAACAAGTATGTGCAGCCCATCTGTCTCCCAGAGTACAACTTCAACTTGAAGGTTGGGACTCAGTGCTGGGTGACTGGCTGGGGCCAGAGTAAGAAGCACTCCCCGG ACAACTTGACACAGACTCCAgagctttgggaggcagaggtgttCATTATAGACAACAGAAGGTGTGACCGTGATTTCCACGAGAAGTCTTTCTATCCACGAGTCATCCCCCTTGTCCGGAAGAGCATGATCTGTGCCACTAATTACGGAGTGGACCTGTGCTAC GAGGATCCCGGGGGGCCATTGGCTTGTGAAGTTGATGGAAGATGGATTCTGGCTGGGGTGTTATCACGGAAGAAGCCCTGCATCAAAGCTCAGAATCCAGGCGTATACACTCGCCTCACCAGATATACCAGATGGATCCAGGAGCAAAGGAACCACGGGGCACTGCCAGGGCCCTGCAGGGCCCCCTACCCCCTACTCCTGTTCTGGCTGCCGCAGCTCCTTCTCCTGATTTGCCTCTCCTGA